In Abyssicoccus albus, the following proteins share a genomic window:
- the tsaE gene encoding tRNA (adenosine(37)-N6)-threonylcarbamoyltransferase complex ATPase subunit type 1 TsaE translates to MILSRICTIDEVDQVIKDFLPYIKEGTLIQLTGDLGSGKTYFVQRLAKFLNINGPIKSPTFTIVKSYPFKLNDFQGVLHHMDAYRLEDSDDFALFEDVFNNENGISIVEWPIFVKDEIDQSSLSTIHVKINYTDDMDERQYIIE, encoded by the coding sequence ATGATTTTATCAAGAATATGTACTATCGATGAAGTTGATCAGGTGATAAAAGATTTTCTTCCATATATAAAAGAGGGAACATTGATTCAATTAACTGGTGACTTAGGCTCGGGTAAAACTTATTTTGTGCAAAGGCTTGCGAAATTTTTAAATATCAATGGCCCTATTAAATCCCCTACTTTTACAATTGTTAAATCTTATCCATTTAAACTGAACGACTTTCAAGGTGTATTGCATCACATGGATGCTTATCGTCTTGAAGATAGTGATGATTTTGCGTTATTCGAAGATGTTTTTAATAATGAAAATGGAATATCGATTGTTGAATGGCCTATATTTGTAAAAGATGAAATAGATCAATCTTCTCTTTCAACAATTCATGTTAAGATTAATTATACTGATGATATGGATGAGAGACAGTATATTATAGAATAG
- the tsaB gene encoding tRNA (adenosine(37)-N6)-threonylcarbamoyltransferase complex dimerization subunit type 1 TsaB, producing MSQYQLVLDASTKTLLVGLHIDDQFTDEEVISGRMQHAENIIPTIENLLNRNSITTKNLDVMYICTGPGSYTGIRLAVMTAKMFAYTLSIELREISTLGLMASCVRSKNGYVIPLIDARREHVYSGLYHWGDDRLELVHDDRYLHISQVKTWASEYDAHIICMHNELESIDAVKNVQLTSKHLNFLEYQVIDNVYSLGPKYIRQPEAVRNWQQNQLK from the coding sequence ATGAGTCAATATCAATTGGTGCTTGATGCATCAACAAAGACATTGCTTGTTGGACTACATATTGATGATCAATTTACCGATGAAGAAGTTATTTCAGGGCGTATGCAACATGCAGAAAATATCATTCCAACGATTGAAAATCTTCTAAATAGGAACAGTATTACAACAAAAAATTTGGATGTAATGTATATATGTACTGGTCCTGGTTCTTATACTGGAATAAGGTTAGCTGTCATGACAGCTAAAATGTTTGCTTATACACTTTCTATTGAGTTACGCGAAATATCAACGCTTGGACTAATGGCAAGTTGTGTCCGTTCAAAAAATGGTTATGTCATTCCATTAATAGATGCTCGAAGAGAACATGTGTATAGTGGTTTATATCACTGGGGTGATGATCGTTTGGAATTAGTTCATGATGATCGATATTTACATATTAGTCAAGTTAAGACATGGGCATCAGAGTATGATGCTCATATCATTTGTATGCATAATGAATTAGAAAGTATAGATGCTGTAAAGAATGTTCAATTGACGAGTAAACATTTAAATTTTTTGGAATATCAAGTGATTGATAATGTATATTCACTCGGACCTAAGTATATAAGACAACCGGAGGCAGTGAGAAATTGGCAACAGAATCAATTGAAATAA